The Acidimicrobiales bacterium DNA segment AGGGTGCCCATCAGCGCGCCGAAGGCGAACGCGACGGGAAGGCCGAACCAGGGCGACAGGCCCCACTGCGGCGCCCACACCGCGCCGGCGTACCCGCCGGCGACGAAGAACCCGGCGTGGCCGAGCGACAGCAAACCGGTGTAGCCGGTCAGCAGGTTGACGCCCAACGCGATGGCGGCGAGGTAGGTGGCCTCGACGCCGATGTCGAGCCACGACCGCGACGACGAACCCGGCACGTTGGCGAACCAGATCAAGAACACCGCCAGCGCGGCGGCGGGCACGAAGCGCGACAGCGCCGCCGGCACGTGGAACCGCGGCAGCTTCACTGCCGGGAGGTGAGCAGTGGCCACGCGTTACGCCTTTTCTACGACGGGCAAGCCGAGCAGACCAGTGGGCCGCACGACCAGGACGAGCAGGAACACCACGAAGATGACGAGCGGTTCGTACTGGCCTCCGCTCGAGGACACGACGCGCAGGATGGCGCCGACGAAGCCGAGCACGAATCCGCCGAGTACCGCACCCCGCGTCGAACCGAGACCGCCGATGACCGCGGCGACGAACGCCTGGATCCCGAGCAGGGTGCCGTTGTCGAACTTGACGAACAGCCGCGGCGCCAGCAACACGGCCGCCAGCGCGCCGAGGGCGCCGGCGATGGCGAAGCTGGCCGTCACCGTCAAGCGCGGGTTGATGCCCATGAGCGACGCGGCGGCGCGGTCCTGCGACACGGCGCGCAACGCACGGCCCGCCATCGTGTGGCGCTGCACGTACTCGCCCACCACCATCAACACCAGCGCGCTGACGACGATCAAAACGTCGGCAGGCACGATCGGAATGCCGGCCACTGTCGAGCCGCGCCAACCGAACACCGAGTCGGCCAGCGCCGGGATGGTGCGCGGTTCAGCGCCGATCGTGAGCTTGATGACGTCGAGGAGGATGAGACCGGCAGCGAACGTCGTGAGGATCCACCCGACGCTCGTCCCCGGGTCGAACTCGCGCAGCGGCCGTATCGCCACGACGTCGATGGCGACACCGACGGCGGCGCCGGCGAGCGCCGAGAGCGGCACCGCACCCCACAACGGGACGCCGGCGCGTACGAAGGCGAAGGCGATGTAGCCGCCGACGACGAGCATCGAGCCCTGGGCGAAGTTCACGACGCGACTCGTGGCGAACACGAGGTTGTAGCCGAGCGCGACGAGCGCCAGCACCGACCCCACCGTCATCCCGTAGACGACTATTTGTACGAGGTTGCTCACGGTTCGGCGGCGACTAGTGAATCTTGCACTCGTTGCCGAGCGTGCCGTCGGCGTGCTTGGTGCACTGCGTGCCGTAGCCGAGGCGCAACACCTCCGCCATCGTGTCCGGATGGGCGCGCTTGTTTGCTTCGAGCGTCGGGCGCACGAGGTGCGTAGGGCCGACGTAGCCCGCGGGGAACACGCTCTTCCATTCCGCGCCGAGTTCGTACGCCGGCGTCGTCTTGGCCGGCCCCGACGACTTCTCGAGGGTGACGATCAGCAGGTCGTCCATCGTCTTGGAGAGGTGGCGGTCGGCGCTGAAGCTGAACGGCAGCGACGCGAACTTGATATCGCCCATCGTCTCGAGGGCGGTGACCATCTTCTGACGATCCGTCGACCCGGCGCTCTGCGTGGCCTTGAGCAGCGCGAACAGGCCGTCGGCCGGCGACTCTTCGCCACCGGTGACGCCCTTCTTCAGGAACTTCTGCATCCAGCCGCGGATGGCGAAGCTGGGCAGCGAGACGAGCCCGCCGACATGCCACGCCGTCAGCGTTCCGATCTTGGCGGCGGAGCCGGCGAGGTCGGCCCACGTGTGCTCGCCGGTGCCACCGGGCGACCCCATGATGTGCGGGTTCCAACCGCCGGCCTTCGCCGTCGGGGTGTCGACGTAGCCGCCGCCCACCTTGTCGATCGCCTTGGCGATGCCGGCGGTGTCACCAGCGATACCCCAGACGAACAGGGAGTGACCTTTCTGACCCTTGAGCCGGTTGATCTGCGGACCGAAGTCGGCGTCGCCGAGCTGGTAGCTCTCCATGCCGGCGGTCGACATCCCGTACTTGCTCATCGACGCGGTGAAGTACTCCTTGGCGTTGGCGCCGATCAGCGTGTCGTAGATGAGGCCGACCTTCGAGTAGCCGCGGTCGTTCTTGGCGTAGTTGGCGAGGACGTCGAAGGCCATCGAGTCGGGCATGAGCATCTGGAAGATCGACCGCTCGGGCGCGCTGGGGTACAGGCTCTTCGACGAGTACAAGTCGTTGAACACCGCGATGACGGGCATGTTGTCGCGCTTGATCTGCGCCCGACTCTCGTCGAGGCCGGCACCGCCGCACCACAGGATGCCGATGACGCTCGAGTCCGACGCGAACGCCTGGTACGCCTTCACGCCCGCCTGCGGGTCGGTACCCGTGTCGCGCTTGATGACCTCCACCTTGCGCCCGCCGATGCCGCCCGTCGCATTGATCTGGGCGACGGCGGCGTCGAGTGAGTTGTTGACGATGCGGCCCACGAAGGCGCCGACGCCGGAGAAGATGCCGACGACACCGACCTTCAGCGTGTCGCCCGAAGCGGTGAAGCCCCGCGACTTGTCGGCCGCCGTGGTGGCCGACGACTGGTCGTTCTTGTTACCGCCACCACCGCAAGCGGTGAGGGCGAGCACCGACATCGTGCCGAAGCCGACCGAGCCGGCCCACTTCACAAAGTCTCGTCGGGAGAATTCCTTCTGTTCGTCCATCGTTAGCCTCCGTATGGATTGTCGAGACCCGCGAGCGCGGCGGGTGGGGTGTACGACCCGGCGACGGCGATCCAGTGACCGCCGGCGGTGGCGTCGGTCGGGTAGCGCCCGCCGCCGTCGTTGAGCGACGAGTACGTCAGCAACGCCACGTTCTTGTCGTTGAAGGCGAGCTGCTGCGAGAAGTCGTCTGGCGCTCCGACCGTGCCCGTGACGGCGTCGGTGGCCACGTTCTTGATGGCGTCGAGCACGTCGGCGCGATCGGCCTTCGCCTCAGCCGCGTGGACGAGTGCGAGCACAGCGTCGTGACTGCGGAAGTCGGCGAACGTCAGGTCGGCGCTCACCGCACCACTCGACACCGCCTTGTCGCGGGCGAGGTAGAACGCGTCGGCGGCGGCGGTGGGCAGGTCCGGACCGGCCCAGGTTCCGACCGAGAGCGCACCGTCGTTGACGGCGGGTGCGAGCGACCCGGCGACACCGTGGCCGAAGGCGGGTACTGCGGCGCGATCGCCGAAGAGCAGCGCGCCGCTGTAGCCGGCCGTCGACAGCGCGTCGGCCGCCGCCAGCGACGTGGCGGCGTCGGCGAACACGATCACCGCGTCCGGCGCGCCGGCGACGATGCCCGTCGCCGAGATCGGATCCGTCGCGGTGATCGGCGTGTCGCTGACGAAGGACAACCCGTCGGCGACGAGCGCCGCCTTGCCGGCGTCGCCGTAGGAACCGGCTTGGCGCAGCAGCGCGATCTTGCCGGCGTCCTTGGTCTTGTCGGCGAGCTTGGATGCGACCTGTTCGATCGTGGGTGACGCCAGGTACGAGGTGGCGCCCTGGTCGACGATGCGGTGATCGTCGGCGTAGGGGTACACGACGGCGACGCCCTTCTCGGCGGCGGTGGCGGCGCCGGCGAGCAGTTGCTCACCGGTCGACGCGTACACGATGCCGATCACGCCCTGGTCGACGAGGTTGTTCACCGCCGCGGTCGCGCCGTCCGGCGTGCCGTTGTCGTCCTGCACGGCGAGCTCGACGTGGCTGTTGCCCGTCTTGGCTTCGTTGAGGCGGAAGGCCGCGATGTACGCGCCGGCCGCCATGTCCTTCAGGTCGGCGCCGGGACCGGCGCTCGACACGATGAGGCCGACCTTGGCGTCCTTCACGGTCGTCTGCAGAGCGATGGCCGGGGCGCCCGACAGGTTCGTCGAGCGGGCCTTCTCGCCCTCGGTGTTGGTCTTGGTCTTGCTGCTGCACGCCACACCCGCGAGGGCGACGGCGACGCAGACGGCCGCTGCGGCCGCTTTCCGGGCCCGGGTCATCCCACGCCTCCTTCCCGGAAGACGAAGATTGTTCGGTGCTTGTCGCCACTGGCGCTGCCGAAGCCCTGGTACTGCTCGGCGCGGGTTACCCCGGCCTGGTGCAGGGCAGTGGCGACGTCGGCGCTGTTGACCGAACTCGACACGACATGGCTGAGCGTGGTGGCACCGGTGGCGCCCGTCGAGGCGCCGCCGTTCGCGAGGCCGAGGCCGTCGCTCACCTGCTTGAGACCAGCCAAGATCGTCGCCGCGCTGACGTTGGGGTCGCCGAGAGCGTCCACGATCTGGGCGACGCCGGCGACGAACTGGTTCATGACCGCGTCCTTCGACGACTGCAAGGCGTAGAGCAGGTCAGCCGGCGTCTCGATGACGTTGCCGTACTTCGACGTGCGGGTGGTCACGTTCTTCACCGGCTTGCCGCTGGCGTCGACGTTGCCGAGGCCGGCGACGATCTGGTCGATCCCGCCGACGAGTTGCGACACGCCCGAACTCATGGCGACGAGCGCCGCTTGCATCGTCAACGGCGTGC contains these protein-coding regions:
- a CDS encoding branched-chain amino acid ABC transporter permease, encoding MSNLVQIVVYGMTVGSVLALVALGYNLVFATSRVVNFAQGSMLVVGGYIAFAFVRAGVPLWGAVPLSALAGAAVGVAIDVVAIRPLREFDPGTSVGWILTTFAAGLILLDVIKLTIGAEPRTIPALADSVFGWRGSTVAGIPIVPADVLIVVSALVLMVVGEYVQRHTMAGRALRAVSQDRAAASLMGINPRLTVTASFAIAGALGALAAVLLAPRLFVKFDNGTLLGIQAFVAAVIGGLGSTRGAVLGGFVLGFVGAILRVVSSSGGQYEPLVIFVVFLLVLVVRPTGLLGLPVVEKA
- a CDS encoding ABC transporter substrate-binding protein codes for the protein MKWAGSVGFGTMSVLALTACGGGGNKNDQSSATTAADKSRGFTASGDTLKVGVVGIFSGVGAFVGRIVNNSLDAAVAQINATGGIGGRKVEVIKRDTGTDPQAGVKAYQAFASDSSVIGILWCGGAGLDESRAQIKRDNMPVIAVFNDLYSSKSLYPSAPERSIFQMLMPDSMAFDVLANYAKNDRGYSKVGLIYDTLIGANAKEYFTASMSKYGMSTAGMESYQLGDADFGPQINRLKGQKGHSLFVWGIAGDTAGIAKAIDKVGGGYVDTPTAKAGGWNPHIMGSPGGTGEHTWADLAGSAAKIGTLTAWHVGGLVSLPSFAIRGWMQKFLKKGVTGGEESPADGLFALLKATQSAGSTDRQKMVTALETMGDIKFASLPFSFSADRHLSKTMDDLLIVTLEKSSGPAKTTPAYELGAEWKSVFPAGYVGPTHLVRPTLEANKRAHPDTMAEVLRLGYGTQCTKHADGTLGNECKIH